From one Hirundo rustica isolate bHirRus1 chromosome 8, bHirRus1.pri.v3, whole genome shotgun sequence genomic stretch:
- the LOC120755791 gene encoding atherin-like has translation MWLRPRVRAAEAPPAKGAQACGTPSPLRQRDPLGVVAGVRAPGAASSGAASSAPGLSPRSGRAPGPSLRHLPPLLPAVTARAPPTAAAANRRAPRSAARAASAPAPVRAVPGGSRSSRRGAGLAGPAHGPRSRRAGPRGGAARAGTERGNPARRQPPPPRGRLRAGSAGRLRRRGQPRAAPTGPTPMALGPRWVPAHVEGSGSSPGSPARRQLRKVGTFPVSSGRQQALKRPRVHSIKSLRCLVQGTRAPCALGRLDCTHSTHSGCAAPGLHIRSTEETCSAESARGTSAVRALKLWLSHAPTSTSCYIHPHALDLCTPLRL, from the coding sequence ATGTGGCTCCGGCCGCGGGTTCGGGCCGCCGAAGCGCCGCCTGCGAAAGGCGCTCAGGCCTGCGGAACGCCTTCGCCCCTCCGGCAGCGGGACCCTCTCGGGGTTGTCGCGGGCGTCAGGGCCCCCGGCGCCGCCTCCTCCGGCGCCGCTTCCTCCGCGCCGGGATTATCGCCGCGCTCGGGACGGGCCCCGGGACCATCTCTCCGCCATTTGCCCCCGCTCCTTCCTGCCGTCACCGCGCGCGCCCCGCCCACCGCCGCCGCGGCCAATCGCCGCGCGCCTCGCTCGGCCGCCCGCGCCGCCTCCGCGCCTGCGCCAGTCCGCGCGGTGCCCGGCGGGAGTCGTAGTtcgcggcgcggcgcgggccTCGCCGGGCCCGCGCACGGCCCCCGGAGCCGGCGGGCGGGtccccgcggcggggcggcccGAGCCGGGACGGAACGGGGGAACCCCGCCCGGCGACAGCCACCGCCTCCCCGCGGCCGCCTCCGCGCGGGCTCCGCGGGGAGGCTCCGAAGGCGGGGCCAGCCGCGGGCAGCCCCCACCGGCCCCACCCCGATGGCTCTCGGGCCCAGGTGGGTCCCGGCGCACGTCgagggctctgggagcagcccgGGCAGCCCGGCCCGTCGGCAGCTGCGGAAGGTCGGAACCTTCCCCGTGAGTTCGGGAAGGCAGCAGGCGCTGAAGCGACCCCGCGTGCACTCCATTAAAAGTTTGCGGTGCCTCGTCCAGGGCACGCGAGCCCCTTGCGCTCTGGGCCGCCTTGACTGTACTCACAGTACTCACAGTGGGTGCGCAGCGCCCGGCCTTCACATCCGCTCCACGGAGGAAACATGCTCTGCGGAGAGCGCCCGCGGAACCAGCGCCGTGCGGGCTCTGAAATTGTGGCTTTCACATGCTCCCACTTCCACAAGCTGTTACATCCACCCACACGCGTTAGATTTATGCACACCTTTGAGGCTTTAA